The stretch of DNA CGCCTCTTCGAGCGAGCACTGCACACCCGAGAGTTCGTGGACGCGGACCTCGGCGGCGTACAGCGTGTCGCCGATCCCCGCGACGTCGAGCGAATCGACGCGCAGTTCGTCGTCGACGAGGTCCACGCGTGTTCCGTTGCGGGAGATCGCCTCTCGTGCTCGTTCTCGGTCGGGTGTCCGAACTCGGACGAAACTCGGCGCATGTGCGGTCATGAACTCGGTCATCGACGCGTCAGCGAGGATCCGTCCCTGACCGATGACGATGAGATGATCGGCGGTCAAGGACATCTCGGCCATGAGGTGTGAGGAGACGAACACCGTGCGGCCTTCGTCGGCGAGACGTCGGCACAGTCGTCGAACCCACCGAATGCCCTCCGAGTCGAGGCCGTTGACGGGCTCGTCGAGGATGACGACCGGAGGATCGCCGATCAGCGCCGAGGCGATGCCCAGCCGCTGCCGCATCCCGAGGGAGAACTTGCCCGCGCGTCTGCCCGCGACGTCCTCGAGGCCTACCTGGTCGAGGATCTGTCGGACCCGCGCCGTCGAGATGTCGTTACTGGCCGCCAACCAGCGCAGATGGTCGAGAGCGGACCTCCCCGGGTGGATCGCCTGCGCTTCGAGCAGTGCCCCGACTTCGCGGAGCGGCGCCCGCGCGTTCGAGTAGGGGCGACCGTTGACGGTCACGGTCCCGGAACTCGCGCGGTCGAGGCCCAGGATCATCCGCATCGTGGTCGACTTGCCCGCACCGTTCGGTCCCAGGAATCCGGTCACCTTACCCGGGCGGATGTCGAAGTCGATGCCGTCCACGGCGACCCGGTCGCCGTACCGTTTTGTCAGTTCTCGTGCCGAGATCATGTCGTCGCTCCTAGCGTGTCGGGGATCCCCATCGCTGAGAAACTATCGATGATCAGGCGATTCGCACATCGGGGAAGACACCCGATCGGCCCCTGGAATCGATCTCGGGGTTTCACCTGACGCACAGGCGCACCGTGCCGTCACGTCATCCACCGACAGTGCGGACGAAGCGGCGGCCGCGACCTGTGCCCCAGCGGAGGACGGGACGATGCACGTCGCCGATCAGGTCGGACCGGGCACTCACGGAGCCGTGAACGCCGCCAACAGCATCCGGGCGGCGGCCGCGACGAGGGCCGCGCGATCGGCGTCCGGCGCGCGCATCAACGCGATCGGCAAACACAGGCTCGCCGTGGCGCCCATCGTCAAGAACACCAGATCGTCGAGTTCGCGGTCGGTGAGGTCCGAGCGGATCCTGTCCGAGCGCGGCGCCCACGCCGGTCGCCAGGTCGGTTGTGATGTCGCGGATCGAGCGGGTCCGCAGCTCGTCGATCAGCGACTCCATCGACGCGAAGTACCGGTACACCGTACCGATGCTCACGTGCGCCGCGTCCGCCTCCTGCTGCGTCGTCGGCCGCTGTCCCGGATGCCGAGTGAGAAGAGCGATCGTCTCCGCGAGCAGACGGTCGCGCATGGCGACCGCGCGCTGCTGTCGAGGTGTGACACGTCGCGGCGCCGAAGAAGAAGCCATGAAGGTGAGGGCCCGCTCGCCGACGCCATCGTCGGCGACGTCTTCCCCTCTAGATAGGCGACGCACGCGGTCACCACGGCGCTGGCCCGCGGCGTCGACGCGGTATCCGAGGCGCCCGATTCGGTACGCGCACTGTTCGCGTCCCTCGACGACGAGCCGGACTGGGTCGACCATGCCGCGATGGACCGCGCGGCCGACGCCCTCGTCCAGCACACCGCCGCGTTCGGCATCGTGCTCGGCGCGGCGTCGCTGCTGCGTGGGGCGGCGAACACGATCGCGGACAGACCGCTCGCACAGACCGGACGGTACGTCTCTTCGCCCGCGGTCCGGTCCGTGGAGGTCGGCGAATGGCTCCGCAAGGTGATCAGTCCGGGCGGCATGCGCCGCGACGGCGGGGGTTTCGCGTACACGGTCCGCGTGCGGATCATCCACGCGCATGTGCGACGCGGACTGCGTGCGGCCGGTCGGTGGGACGCGGACGCGTGGGGCGAACCCGTCCCCCAGCCGTACATGGCGTTCACGATGGCCGAGTTCGGGCACATCGCGATCGACGCCATGGCGAAGATCGGCGTGGAGTTCTCCGACGCCCGATGGCCGTCGAACTGATTCGCGGTCTGCAGCGCGTCTTCCTCGGCGACGACGCCGCCGACGAGCTCGGCATCGCACGCAGTCGCCTGGCCGACGTCGTGCGGATCGCCCGGCCGTTGCTGGTCGCGAGCGTTCGGGTCCGTGCCTTCGCGGCGGGTGGTGGGGCGAGTCTGATCGCGCGCGGCTACCGCGAGCGCGATGGCGAGATGGACCGGATGCCCGCCGCGTACGGCGTCACCCACCAGATGGTCGACGACGCTCCGGCGGCTCCGGCGAGCTAGGCAGGTCGACGACGAACCTCGCGCCTCCGGACGGGGCGTCGCACACGACGATCGTGCCGCCGTGCGCGTCGACGATCTCCTCGACGATCGCCAGTCCCAGCCCGGTGCCGCCGGTTCCCCGCGCGCGATCGGTGTCGAGTCGAACGAATCGCTCGAACACGCGACGGCGGTCGGCCGTCGGCACGCCTGGTCCGTCGTCGTCGACGACGATCCGCGCACCGTCGGCATGGCCGGTCACCGTCACGTGGACGGCCGCCTCGGCGTGCGCGACGGCGTTGTCGAGAAGGTTGCGGACCACGCGGACCAGGGCCGCGCGATCGCCGCGGATCCGGGCTGGTTCGATCGTCGCGGTGAATCCGCCCGCGTCACCGACGGCCGCGATCTGCTCGGCGACCACCTCATCGAGATCCACGTCCGCCGCTCGTAGCCGCAGCCCGGCTTCGTCGGCGCGCGCCAGCAGCAGGAGGTTCTCGACGATC from Gordonia humi encodes:
- a CDS encoding ABC transporter ATP-binding protein, with protein sequence MISARELTKRYGDRVAVDGIDFDIRPGKVTGFLGPNGAGKSTTMRMILGLDRASSGTVTVNGRPYSNARAPLREVGALLEAQAIHPGRSALDHLRWLAASNDISTARVRQILDQVGLEDVAGRRAGKFSLGMRQRLGIASALIGDPPVVILDEPVNGLDSEGIRWVRRLCRRLADEGRTVFVSSHLMAEMSLTADHLIVIGQGRILADASMTEFMTAHAPSFVRVRTPDRERAREAISRNGTRVDLVDDELRVDSLDVAGIGDTLYAAEVRVHELSGVQCSLEEAFMALTADTVEYQAGPEAAAPIAQGAL
- a CDS encoding TetR/AcrR family transcriptional regulator translates to MVDPVRLVVEGREQCAYRIGRLGYRVDAAGQRRGDRVRRLSRGEDVADDGVGERALTFMASSSAPRRVTPRQQRAVAMRDRLLAETIALLTRHPGQRPTTQQEADAAHVSIGTVYRYFASMESLIDELRTRSIRDITTDLATGVGAALGQDPLGPHRPRTRRSGVLDDGRHGEPVFADRVDARAGRRSRGPRRGRRPDAVGGVHGSVSARSDLIGDVHRPVLRWGTGRGRRFVRTVGG
- a CDS encoding oxygenase MpaB family protein, with amino-acid sequence MDRAADALVQHTAAFGIVLGAASLLRGAANTIADRPLAQTGRYVSSPAVRSVEVGEWLRKVISPGGMRRDGGGFAYTVRVRIIHAHVRRGLRAAGRWDADAWGEPVPQPYMAFTMAEFGHIAIDAMAKIGVEFSDARWPSN